A single Brachionichthys hirsutus isolate HB-005 chromosome 17, CSIRO-AGI_Bhir_v1, whole genome shotgun sequence DNA region contains:
- the cep20 gene encoding centrosomal protein 20, with translation MAAVNELKCAIKGTLESSGVLGQLKARIRAEVFSALENQREPRPTLSHENLIINQLILEYLEFNKYRYTASVLSAESGQPKVPLDRQFLANELKVSEDSSSKSVPLLYGLVSHFLNSCDNDGKMFLCGASLPAATTRNAVPGPEY, from the exons ATGGCGGCCGTAAATGAACTCAAGTGCG CTATAAAGGGCACGCTGGAGTCCAGCGGGGTCCTCGGCCAGCTGAAAGCTCGTATCCGGGCAGAGGTGTTCAGCGCCCTGGAGAACCAGCGGGAACCTCGTCCCACGCTGTCCCACGAAAACCTGATCATCAACCAGCTCATCCTGGAGTACCTGGAGTTCAACAAGTACAGATACACGGCGTCAGTGCTGTCAGCAG aGTCAGGCCAACCTAAAGTTCCTTTGGACAGACAGTTCCTGGCAAATGAGCTGAAAGTCTCAGAGGATTCAAGCTCTAAGTCTGT ACCTCTTCTTTACGGCTTGGTGAGCCACTTCTTGAATAGCTGTGACAACGATGGAAAAATGTTTCTGTGCGGCGCATCTCTGCCGGCAGCTACTACCAGGAACGCAGTGCCTGGCCCCGAGTACTGA